One segment of Neobacillus endophyticus DNA contains the following:
- the ilvB gene encoding biosynthetic-type acetolactate synthase large subunit encodes MKVEAKLEFQTSTVPKTGADLLIDLLINEGVETLFGYPGGAVLPIYDAIYRARGRIQHVLFRHEQGMIHAAEGYARIKGKPGVVIATSGPGATNLVTGITDAMMDSLPLVVFTGQVARSVIGTDAFQEADVMAITTPITKHNYQVQSIADLPRIVKEAFHIASTGRPGPVLVDIPKDISAGNLTEDPKEAVIDLPGYQPTIKPNPFQIKKLADSLSKAKKPVILAGAGVLHAKASAELTAFAEKHKIPVVTTLLGLGTFPADSPHALGMGGMHGTYAANMALYESDLLINLGARFDDRLTGNLKHFAPHAKVAHIDIDPAEIGKNVPTQIPIVGDAKEALLQLSEETAAMDDLEHQAWLEKLEQYKQEYPLWFKHDPNGMCPQWLIQAIHKVTNGEAIVATDVGQHQMWTAQFYTFNKPHRWITSGGLGTMGFGFPAAIGAQMAAPESTVVAIVGDGGFQMTLQELSVIYERNLPVKIIIVNNGALGMVRQWQELMYGNRISESILHTQPDFVKLAESYSIRGYKIDNQEDLIAKLPEIFAYNGPVLVDCRVLQQEKVFPMIAPGKGLHEMIGVKPV; translated from the coding sequence GTGAAAGTAGAAGCAAAGCTGGAATTCCAAACCAGTACCGTACCGAAGACAGGTGCAGACCTTCTCATCGATCTTTTGATCAATGAAGGTGTTGAGACATTATTCGGGTATCCGGGAGGAGCTGTCCTGCCAATTTACGATGCGATTTATCGGGCGCGGGGCCGTATCCAGCACGTCCTTTTCCGACACGAACAAGGAATGATCCATGCTGCTGAAGGATATGCCCGAATTAAAGGAAAACCTGGGGTAGTTATCGCTACTTCAGGACCGGGAGCAACAAACCTGGTTACCGGAATTACAGATGCAATGATGGATTCTTTACCACTCGTGGTATTCACTGGGCAGGTCGCACGATCGGTCATTGGAACTGATGCCTTTCAGGAAGCTGATGTAATGGCCATCACCACACCGATTACCAAACATAATTATCAAGTGCAATCGATTGCCGACTTACCACGAATCGTCAAGGAAGCATTTCACATTGCTTCTACCGGCCGGCCGGGTCCGGTCCTAGTCGATATTCCAAAAGATATTTCAGCAGGAAATTTAACAGAAGATCCTAAGGAAGCAGTTATTGATTTGCCTGGCTATCAGCCAACAATTAAGCCCAATCCTTTTCAAATTAAAAAACTGGCTGATTCCCTATCTAAAGCGAAAAAACCTGTTATTCTTGCCGGAGCCGGTGTCCTTCATGCAAAAGCATCAGCGGAATTAACCGCCTTTGCTGAAAAACATAAAATTCCGGTTGTTACTACCCTCCTTGGCCTGGGCACATTCCCTGCTGACAGCCCGCATGCCTTGGGAATGGGCGGCATGCATGGAACTTATGCAGCCAATATGGCCTTATATGAAAGTGATTTGCTAATCAATTTAGGGGCCCGCTTTGATGATCGTTTGACTGGAAATCTAAAGCACTTTGCCCCACATGCAAAAGTGGCGCACATTGATATCGATCCTGCAGAAATTGGAAAAAATGTTCCGACGCAAATTCCAATTGTCGGCGATGCCAAAGAAGCCTTGCTCCAATTAAGTGAAGAAACTGCCGCCATGGATGACCTTGAGCATCAAGCATGGCTCGAAAAATTGGAGCAATACAAACAGGAATATCCGCTTTGGTTTAAGCATGATCCAAATGGCATGTGTCCACAATGGTTGATTCAGGCGATTCATAAAGTAACAAACGGTGAAGCCATTGTTGCAACCGATGTTGGCCAGCATCAAATGTGGACGGCACAATTCTATACCTTCAATAAGCCGCATCGCTGGATTACATCCGGAGGCCTTGGAACAATGGGCTTCGGATTCCCGGCAGCAATCGGGGCACAAATGGCAGCTCCAGAAAGCACTGTTGTTGCGATTGTCGGCGATGGCGGTTTCCAAATGACACTTCAGGAACTATCCGTCATTTATGAAAGAAACCTGCCAGTTAAAATCATCATTGTTAATAACGGTGCACTTGGAATGGTCCGCCAGTGGCAGGAACTAATGTATGGAAACAGGATTTCCGAATCGATTCTGCATACTCAGCCAGACTTTGTCAAACTAGCTGAGAGCTACTCGATTCGCGGATACAAAATCGACAATCAAGAGGATCTCATTGCCAAGCTTCCTGAAATTTTCGCATACAATGGTCCGGTATTAGTTGATTGCCGCGTTCTCCAGCAGGAAAAAGTTTTTCCAATGATAGCCCCTGGCAAAGGATTGCACGAAATGATTGGGGTGAAACCAGTATGA
- the ilvD gene encoding dihydroxy-acid dehydratase, giving the protein MRSDMIKKGIDRAPHRSLLYATGVKTSDLDKPFIGVCNSYIDIIPGHKHLNHFGEIVKEAIREAGGIPFEFNTIGVDDGIAMGHIGMRYSLPSREIIADSAETVINAHWFDGVFYIPNCDKITPGMLMAAARTNVPSVFVSGGPMEAGVSSTGKNLSLTSVFEGVGAYHKGTMTQQELLEIETNACPTCGSCSGMFTANSMNCLMEVLGMTVPGNGTIVATSEERHELIRQAARHLMELVKNDLRPRDIMTREAFDNAFALDMAMGGSTNTVLHTLAIAHEAGIEYDLREINKIAEKVPYLAKIMPASDYSMQDVHRAGGVSAILNELCQIDGAMHQDCITITGKTLAENVKDATIVDKTVIRPKENPYSPVGGLSILYGNLAPDGGVIKVGAVDPSIKTFLGKAIVFDSQDEAQENINNGTVKSGHVVVIRYEGPKGGPGMPEMLAPTSAIAGRGLDKEVALITDGRFSGASRGISIGHISPEAAEGGPIALVENGDDILIDLQARTIELVVDEEILAERRRNWVKPEPKIKTGYLAKYAKLVTSANTGGVMKI; this is encoded by the coding sequence ATGCGAAGCGATATGATTAAAAAGGGGATTGACCGAGCCCCCCACCGCAGTCTATTATATGCAACCGGGGTCAAAACAAGTGACTTGGATAAACCGTTTATCGGTGTCTGTAACTCTTACATTGATATTATCCCCGGCCATAAGCACCTTAATCATTTCGGTGAGATTGTAAAAGAAGCGATCCGCGAAGCCGGCGGAATTCCATTTGAATTTAATACGATTGGCGTTGATGACGGAATTGCCATGGGCCACATTGGAATGCGTTACTCGCTCCCTAGCCGTGAAATTATCGCCGATAGTGCAGAAACTGTTATAAATGCCCATTGGTTTGATGGTGTTTTTTACATTCCAAACTGCGACAAAATCACACCTGGAATGCTGATGGCAGCAGCCCGTACGAATGTTCCTTCAGTATTTGTCTCAGGCGGGCCGATGGAAGCAGGTGTTTCTTCAACAGGAAAAAACCTATCCCTTACATCTGTATTTGAGGGTGTTGGTGCCTATCACAAGGGTACAATGACTCAGCAGGAATTGCTTGAAATTGAGACAAATGCCTGTCCAACCTGCGGATCTTGTTCCGGAATGTTTACCGCTAACTCCATGAATTGTTTGATGGAAGTATTAGGGATGACCGTTCCAGGCAATGGAACCATTGTTGCTACTTCAGAAGAGCGTCATGAACTGATTCGCCAGGCAGCAAGACATTTAATGGAGCTTGTCAAAAATGATCTTCGCCCTCGCGATATCATGACAAGAGAAGCATTCGACAATGCCTTTGCACTTGATATGGCCATGGGCGGCTCTACCAATACCGTTCTACATACATTGGCCATCGCTCATGAAGCAGGTATTGAATACGATTTAAGAGAAATTAATAAAATTGCAGAAAAAGTTCCGTATTTGGCAAAAATCATGCCAGCTTCAGATTATTCCATGCAAGATGTCCACCGCGCAGGCGGTGTGAGTGCTATCCTTAATGAGCTTTGCCAAATTGATGGTGCTATGCATCAGGATTGTATCACCATCACCGGGAAAACATTAGCAGAAAATGTGAAAGATGCAACAATCGTTGATAAAACGGTGATTCGACCAAAAGAAAATCCTTATAGTCCTGTCGGCGGGCTGTCCATCCTTTATGGTAACCTAGCTCCTGATGGCGGAGTCATTAAAGTGGGAGCCGTAGATCCATCTATTAAAACGTTCCTAGGCAAAGCGATCGTTTTTGATTCACAGGATGAAGCACAGGAAAACATTAATAATGGCACTGTAAAATCTGGCCACGTAGTAGTTATTCGCTACGAAGGACCTAAAGGCGGCCCTGGAATGCCTGAAATGCTTGCACCAACATCTGCTATTGCAGGACGCGGCTTAGATAAGGAAGTTGCCCTCATTACAGACGGTCGATTCTCAGGTGCAAGCCGCGGAATCTCCATTGGTCATATCTCACCGGAAGCAGCCGAAGGCGGTCCAATCGCTCTTGTAGAAAACGGCGATGATATTTTAATTGATTTACAGGCTCGCACCATTGAATTGGTTGTCGATGAAGAAATTTTAGCTGAAAGACGCCGCAATTGGGTTAAGCCTGAACCAAAAATCAAAACGGGCTATTTAGCCAAATATGCAAAGTTGGTAACCTCTGCTAATACCGGCGGAGTTATGAAGATATAA
- a CDS encoding exonuclease domain-containing protein: MGINEISQFFRQISGMVTSNIYAGLQVPSTPKEMAFLRALQKEVKENNGLDIPLNKLNVVVFDIETTGFNPEKGDQIISIGAVKMTGHHLLEQGTFYSLLKSDLEIPNEISELTNIWTEDLQTAPPAKDVLLQFFKYVSSDLLVAHHSKHEQSFMQKITKELLRVKFERRIVDTSFLIRISKPAQKSWSLEEICRESGIEVKNRHHALGDALLTAQVWSLFLQEAVEKGFKTLRDIYEHLAKSE; the protein is encoded by the coding sequence ATGGGAATTAACGAAATTAGTCAATTTTTCAGGCAGATATCCGGAATGGTTACCTCCAATATTTATGCTGGATTACAGGTTCCGTCTACACCAAAGGAAATGGCATTTCTTAGAGCACTGCAGAAAGAAGTCAAAGAAAATAACGGCTTGGATATTCCGCTAAATAAATTAAATGTAGTCGTTTTTGATATTGAAACAACAGGGTTTAATCCTGAAAAAGGGGATCAAATCATTTCAATCGGCGCTGTTAAAATGACCGGACATCACTTGCTGGAACAAGGAACCTTTTATTCCCTTTTGAAATCAGATCTCGAGATTCCAAATGAAATTTCCGAATTAACCAACATTTGGACAGAAGACTTGCAGACTGCTCCCCCTGCTAAAGATGTGCTATTACAATTTTTTAAGTATGTCAGCAGCGATCTTCTTGTTGCCCACCACTCTAAACATGAACAATCATTCATGCAAAAAATAACAAAAGAGCTTCTTCGGGTTAAATTTGAGCGCCGTATTGTTGATACTTCCTTTTTAATCCGCATATCCAAACCGGCCCAAAAGTCATGGTCCCTTGAAGAAATTTGTCGAGAAAGCGGTATAGAAGTCAAAAATCGACATCACGCACTTGGGGACGCCCTCTTGACGGCACAAGTTTGGAGCCTCTTCCTGCAGGAAGCAGTAGAAAAAGGGTTTAAAACTTTAAGAGATATATATGAACACCTGGCAAAAAGTGAATAA
- a CDS encoding DUF294 nucleotidyltransferase-like domain-containing protein, whose product MESSFAAIRRLRDDKMGEAAHDHFTLNKFHDEIMKLTIKKALEIITNQLGPLPCSFCFFVMGSAGRMEQSLWSDQDHGIVYREKNDEVKNYFWQLGKEISRGLFDAGYQYCDGGVMASNLLWCKSLEEWQIQISNWLDESNWESIRYLMIFMDARPLFGEELYVQMLKEQIYYIQNKSVQMTKFLNNSLYMKKGINVLGKLLTETHGPYTGSLNIKEIGLFPYVNAARLLALKENHQEPSTVARIGGASEAILPSRLKDLYQHQFIQLLNYRLSYAQHSNYHTGHYLPINKLTKEEMKEFKDIIRNGTALFNTVRKLIEKEDSYGN is encoded by the coding sequence TTGGAAAGCAGCTTTGCAGCAATTAGAAGATTACGAGACGATAAAATGGGAGAAGCAGCACATGACCACTTTACATTAAACAAGTTCCACGATGAAATTATGAAGCTTACCATAAAAAAAGCGTTAGAGATTATCACCAATCAATTAGGACCTCTTCCTTGTTCTTTTTGCTTTTTTGTTATGGGAAGTGCAGGTCGCATGGAACAATCCTTGTGGAGCGACCAAGATCACGGCATCGTTTACCGAGAAAAGAACGATGAAGTGAAAAACTACTTTTGGCAGCTGGGGAAAGAAATATCAAGAGGATTATTTGATGCAGGGTATCAATACTGTGACGGCGGTGTGATGGCCAGTAATCTCCTATGGTGCAAATCACTGGAGGAATGGCAAATACAAATTTCCAATTGGTTAGACGAATCCAACTGGGAATCGATCCGCTATTTAATGATTTTCATGGATGCAAGGCCGCTTTTTGGCGAAGAACTCTATGTACAAATGTTAAAAGAACAAATTTATTACATTCAAAACAAATCCGTTCAAATGACAAAGTTCTTAAACAATTCCCTTTATATGAAAAAGGGGATTAATGTACTAGGGAAACTGCTCACAGAAACCCACGGTCCCTACACAGGTTCACTTAACATAAAAGAGATTGGCCTATTCCCATATGTAAATGCAGCGAGACTTCTTGCATTAAAAGAGAATCACCAGGAACCATCAACGGTTGCAAGAATTGGCGGTGCTTCAGAAGCTATTCTTCCTTCAAGGCTCAAGGATTTATATCAGCACCAATTTATACAACTCCTTAACTACCGTCTATCATATGCCCAACATTCTAATTATCATACTGGTCACTATCTGCCTATCAATAAATTAACAAAAGAAGAAATGAAAGAATTTAAAGACATTATTAGAAATGGCACCGCACTATTTAATACCGTCAGAAAGCTGATAGAAAAGGAAGATTCATATGGGAATTAA
- a CDS encoding ammonium transporter encodes MNTEFLMNSIWVMLGAVLVILMIGGFILLETGSTRMKNAGHIAGKTILTFSIGSIVFWAIGFALAFGKGNALIGFTDFLYSGYEIKGLSLSGAVYFLFQLAFAGISLTIAFGGFAERAKMGAYLIFAVLFSIVVYPPIAHWIWGGGWLSELGQQDFAGSTVVHLTGAMAAMAATMILKPRIGKYNKDGSANNLAGHNQVFTALSVLLLWVGWFGFNAGSTLSVDKGFFGYVALNTNLGAAAGTVAAMIISWVVQGKADVPMMLNGALSGLVAITASCGFVAPWAAVVIGFIAGILVFYSIRFFENRKIDDPIAALSVHGAAGVWGTLSNGFFATKALASVGKPGLFYGGGIHQLVVQAIGVIACGAFAFIVSYVLLLLMKAAMKGLRVTEEEEMMGLDMSEHGSYGYPELVNAEQKLNA; translated from the coding sequence ATGAATACTGAATTCTTAATGAACAGTATCTGGGTCATGCTGGGTGCGGTACTTGTCATTTTAATGATTGGCGGCTTTATTCTTTTAGAAACAGGATCCACTCGCATGAAGAATGCAGGACATATTGCAGGTAAAACGATTCTTACATTTAGTATCGGGTCCATCGTATTCTGGGCCATTGGCTTTGCTTTAGCTTTCGGGAAAGGAAATGCATTGATTGGTTTTACAGACTTCCTTTACTCCGGTTATGAAATAAAAGGTTTATCACTTTCAGGAGCCGTTTACTTTTTATTCCAATTAGCATTTGCCGGTATTTCATTAACCATTGCATTTGGCGGTTTTGCTGAACGAGCAAAGATGGGAGCATACCTCATATTCGCGGTTCTCTTTTCCATTGTTGTGTACCCGCCGATCGCCCATTGGATTTGGGGCGGAGGCTGGCTGTCAGAACTTGGCCAGCAAGACTTTGCCGGCTCCACTGTTGTTCACTTAACTGGAGCAATGGCAGCAATGGCAGCTACGATGATTCTTAAACCAAGGATTGGAAAATATAACAAAGACGGTTCAGCTAATAATTTGGCAGGGCATAACCAAGTATTTACTGCTTTAAGCGTTTTGCTTTTATGGGTAGGATGGTTCGGGTTTAATGCAGGAAGTACATTAAGTGTTGATAAAGGCTTCTTCGGCTATGTTGCCTTAAACACGAATTTAGGAGCAGCAGCCGGCACGGTTGCCGCAATGATTATCTCTTGGGTAGTTCAAGGAAAAGCAGATGTACCAATGATGTTGAACGGTGCATTATCAGGATTAGTGGCCATTACTGCATCCTGTGGTTTTGTTGCCCCCTGGGCTGCTGTCGTGATCGGTTTCATCGCCGGCATCCTCGTATTTTACAGCATCCGTTTCTTTGAAAACAGAAAAATTGATGACCCTATTGCTGCCCTTTCAGTCCACGGAGCAGCGGGAGTTTGGGGAACATTATCCAATGGCTTCTTTGCAACAAAAGCATTAGCCTCTGTTGGCAAACCTGGATTATTTTATGGAGGCGGCATTCACCAGCTTGTCGTGCAAGCGATCGGTGTCATCGCATGCGGAGCATTTGCTTTCATTGTTTCTTATGTCCTACTGTTACTCATGAAAGCAGCTATGAAAGGGTTACGGGTAACAGAAGAAGAAGAAATGATGGGTCTGGATATGAGTGAGCACGGCAGCTACGGTTATCCTGAATTAGTAAATGCGGAACAGAAGCTTAATGCTTAA
- a CDS encoding MerR family transcriptional regulator: MANEISYKDRKVITIGIVRELTGLSERQIRYYEERRLIFPERTPGGSRRYSFSDVELLVEIANKIEDGVQTHEIRKEMLRKEKQQTKEDIRRQMIQGQLNAQFGLRRGPSS, from the coding sequence ATGGCAAATGAAATATCTTATAAAGACCGGAAAGTTATTACGATCGGGATTGTCAGAGAACTGACCGGCCTTTCAGAGCGTCAAATTCGCTACTACGAAGAACGAAGACTCATTTTCCCTGAAAGAACCCCCGGGGGAAGCAGGCGATACTCCTTTTCCGATGTGGAATTATTAGTGGAAATTGCTAATAAAATTGAAGACGGCGTCCAAACACATGAAATTAGAAAGGAGATGCTGCGCAAGGAAAAGCAGCAAACTAAAGAAGATATCAGAAGACAAATGATTCAAGGACAGTTAAACGCACAATTCGGATTACGCAGAGGCCCATCTTCCTGA
- a CDS encoding basic amino acid ABC transporter substrate-binding protein has product MKKTKLLLTVIIALFLMILSACGTSKTSGTANTTGAEKKTLRIVTDASYAPFEYQDKGDVVGFDVDFVKAVGKAAGYNVNVEHVGWDPVFVEIKGKTADAAISAITITDDRKQTYDFSIPYFLSKNEILIPQNSDIKSAQDLKGKVVAVQNGTTGQDAVEAIIGKNNSNLKKFDNNNLAILELKGGGAAAVVADNSVVETYVKNNPNDHFKFIEDDAAFKKEFYGIMFPKGSKLKAEFDKAIKKVISDGTYEKLYQKWFKTEPDLKTIEAQQQ; this is encoded by the coding sequence ATGAAGAAAACTAAACTTTTATTAACTGTTATTATTGCATTATTTCTCATGATTCTTTCGGCATGCGGGACAAGCAAGACGTCAGGGACTGCAAATACAACTGGTGCTGAGAAAAAGACATTGAGAATCGTTACAGATGCATCCTATGCACCATTTGAATATCAGGATAAGGGTGATGTCGTCGGATTTGATGTGGATTTTGTTAAAGCTGTCGGAAAGGCTGCGGGCTATAATGTCAATGTAGAACATGTCGGCTGGGATCCCGTATTTGTTGAAATTAAAGGAAAAACGGCAGATGCAGCTATATCTGCTATCACTATTACAGATGACCGCAAACAAACCTATGATTTTTCTATCCCTTACTTTCTATCAAAAAATGAAATCTTAATACCACAAAACAGTGATATTAAAAGTGCGCAAGATTTAAAGGGTAAAGTGGTTGCGGTACAAAACGGAACAACTGGGCAGGATGCTGTGGAAGCGATTATCGGCAAAAATAATTCCAATCTAAAGAAATTCGATAATAATAATCTGGCCATTCTTGAACTAAAAGGCGGCGGCGCAGCAGCTGTTGTAGCTGATAATTCAGTTGTTGAAACGTATGTTAAAAACAATCCAAATGACCATTTTAAATTTATTGAAGATGATGCCGCATTTAAAAAAGAATTCTATGGCATTATGTTTCCCAAGGGAAGCAAGCTGAAAGCAGAATTTGACAAGGCGATTAAGAAAGTCATAAGTGACGGCACTTACGAAAAGCTTTATCAAAAATGGTTCAAAACCGAACCTGATTTAAAAACTATTGAGGCACAGCAACAATAG
- a CDS encoding amino acid ABC transporter permease has translation MDFRWDLIEQYAPFFLKGTLLTIGFSIAAIILGTILGLLIGLGKMMRNKAAALPFTWYINLFRGTPLMVQILLIHFGVIPLILGETNAIVAAITALSLNSAAYTAEIFRAGIQSIDKGQMEAARSLGMSHVQAMRYVILPQAFKRMIPPLGNEFIVLIKDSSLAQIIAAPELMYWGKAMQGQYMRAWEPYLTTAFIYLVLTLSLNFLLSRLERRLATE, from the coding sequence ATGGATTTTCGTTGGGATTTGATTGAACAATATGCGCCATTTTTTTTGAAAGGAACATTGCTGACCATAGGCTTCTCGATTGCGGCCATTATTTTAGGGACGATTCTCGGCCTTTTAATCGGTCTAGGAAAAATGATGAGAAATAAGGCAGCTGCCTTGCCATTCACCTGGTATATAAATCTGTTTCGCGGCACTCCGTTAATGGTACAAATCTTACTGATTCATTTTGGTGTGATTCCGCTGATTTTAGGGGAAACCAATGCTATTGTAGCAGCGATTACAGCCCTCTCTTTAAACTCCGCAGCCTATACGGCGGAAATATTCCGCGCTGGAATTCAATCGATTGATAAGGGTCAAATGGAGGCAGCCCGCTCTTTGGGGATGTCGCATGTCCAAGCGATGCGGTACGTCATTCTGCCGCAGGCATTTAAGCGAATGATTCCGCCGCTTGGAAATGAATTTATTGTATTAATTAAGGATTCATCACTTGCGCAGATCATTGCCGCTCCAGAGTTGATGTATTGGGGAAAGGCGATGCAGGGGCAGTATATGCGGGCTTGGGAACCGTATCTGACAACTGCGTTTATATATTTAGTGTTGACGCTTTCCTTGAACTTCTTGTTATCCCGTCTTGAAAGAAGGTTGGCTACAGAATGA
- a CDS encoding amino acid ABC transporter ATP-binding protein, whose amino-acid sequence MIEVKNLKKTFGHNEVLKDISVTVKPQEVVVVIGPSGSGKSTFLRCINMLETITGGHIYIEGIDLVDKKTDINKVRTEVGMVFQQFNLFPHKTVLQNIMLAPMKVRNIAGEKARAKGLDLLRKVGLEEKADVYPDSLSGGQKQRVAIARALAMEPKIMLFDEPTSALDPEMVGEVLEVMKQLAKEGMTMVVVTHEMGFAREVGDRVLFMDGGIVVEEGLPKELFENPKEERTKAFLSKVL is encoded by the coding sequence ATGATTGAAGTAAAAAATTTAAAGAAAACATTTGGGCATAATGAGGTTTTAAAAGATATCAGTGTAACAGTTAAGCCTCAGGAAGTGGTTGTGGTGATCGGGCCATCGGGTTCTGGCAAATCGACGTTTTTAAGGTGCATCAATATGCTAGAAACGATTACAGGAGGCCACATTTACATTGAGGGAATTGATTTGGTAGATAAGAAAACGGATATCAATAAAGTGCGGACTGAAGTGGGAATGGTATTCCAGCAATTTAATTTGTTTCCACACAAGACGGTTTTACAAAATATAATGCTCGCCCCGATGAAGGTTAGAAATATAGCGGGAGAAAAAGCGCGAGCAAAGGGACTGGATCTCTTGCGAAAAGTGGGGCTGGAAGAAAAAGCAGATGTTTATCCGGATTCTTTATCAGGGGGGCAAAAACAACGGGTAGCAATTGCTAGGGCACTAGCGATGGAGCCGAAAATTATGCTTTTTGATGAACCGACATCCGCGCTCGACCCGGAGATGGTTGGCGAAGTGCTAGAGGTAATGAAGCAGCTGGCGAAAGAAGGCATGACAATGGTTGTTGTCACCCATGAGATGGGATTTGCCAGAGAGGTAGGCGACCGTGTTCTATTTATGGATGGCGGTATTGTAGTAGAGGAAGGACTCCCCAAGGAATTATTTGAAAATCCTAAAGAAGAGCGGACAAAAGCTTTTTTAAGTAAGGTGTTATAA